A genome region from Deinococcus sp. KNUC1210 includes the following:
- a CDS encoding helix-turn-helix domain-containing protein: MKLHERLRELRSERGLRLKDIAETAEISVPYLSDLERGRTNPSLDTLQTLAGAYNISVHDLLEGVEFYGQNSEGSMPKGLSDLVADPVLGAQITPDWVRTLSRIELRGKRPRDKGDWYEIYLHLKRILD, from the coding sequence ATGAAATTACATGAACGGTTACGCGAGCTGCGCAGTGAGCGCGGGCTGCGGCTGAAGGACATTGCCGAGACCGCCGAGATCAGTGTGCCCTATCTCTCCGACCTGGAGCGCGGGCGCACCAACCCCAGCCTGGACACTCTCCAGACGCTGGCGGGGGCTTACAACATCTCGGTTCACGATCTCCTGGAAGGCGTGGAATTCTACGGCCAGAACAGCGAAGGTTCGATGCCCAAAGGCCTGTCTGATCTGGTGGCCGACCCGGTTCTGGGCGCTCAGATCACGCCCGACTGGGTTCGCACCCTGTCGCGCATCGAACTGCGTGGCAAGCGCCCCCGCGACAAGGGTGACTGGTACGAAATCTACCTGCACCTGAAGCGCATTCTCGACTGA